The following nucleotide sequence is from Nitrospinota bacterium.
CCTTCCTGGGAAAGGAGGCGGGCCTGACGGCCGCCGAGTGGCGAAAAGGCCTTGGGAGTTTGGAGAGGGCCCATCGAGTACTAGAGGCCGAGCGGCTCGCCGGGCTCCAGGCCTGGCGGAAGCTCCCCGCCGACAAGGCCCTCGCACGCCGCATCACCGACCACGCCTCGGCCCTGGCCCGACGGTTTGAGGCCTTCGTCGTTGTAGGAATCGGAGGAAGCGCGCTAGGTAGCATCATGCTCCAGACAGCCTTGGCCCACCCCTTTTACAACGAGGACCGCCGGCTTAGGAGAGGCCGGCCCCGCGTGTTCGTGGCCGACAACGTAGACCCGGCCCTCATCGGTGGGCTACTTGATACGCTGGATTTAAAGAAGACCTGCTTCAACGTCATCACCAAGAGTGGCGCCACGGCTGAGACGATGGCCACCTACCTCATCATCCGCGACCGGCTCCGTCGGCGGGTGGGCCGCCGGTGGCCGGAGCACATCATTGCCACGACCGACCCGAGCAGGGGCCATTTGCGGGAGGCGGCCGAGGCCGAAGGCTACGCCACGTACCCCATCCCGCCGGCCGTGGGAGGGCGCTTCAGCGTGCTTTCGGCCGTGGGGCTTCTCCCTGCCGCCGTTGCGGGCATCGACATCACGGCTCTCCTGGGCGGAGCTGGACGGGCGGAGAGGGCGCTTTCCGCCATGCCGCCCAGAGAGAACCCGGCCTACGTCTTCGCCCTCGCCTGCTACCTTTTCGACCGCCTGCGGGGTGTGCGGATTAACGTGCTGATGCCCTACTCCCAGCCGCTTAAGGACCTTGCCGACTGGTTTCGGCAGCTTTGGGCCGAGAGCCTGGGAAAGGCTGTTGACCGGCGAGGCAAACCGGTCGGGGTGGGCCTCACCCCGGTTCGGGCCCTAGGGGCCACCGACCAGCATTCCCAGCTACAGCTCTACGCCGAGGGGCCACACGACAAGCTCGTCTGCTTCGTTACGGTGGAAGAGGCAGGCCGAGACCTCAAGATTCCGAGGGCGGCAGGCCCCTTGGCAGGGTTGTCCTACTTGGGCGGGGAGAGCCTCGGGGGGCTCTTGAACGCAGAGGCTCGGGGCACTGAGGCGGCCCTGGCGAAGGCGGCTCGTCCCTCTATGCGGCTCACTATTCCTCGGGTAGACCCCGACACGGTGGGCGAGCTGATCCTCTTCTTCGAGGTAGCCACCGCCTGCGCCGGGGCCCTCTACAATATCAACCCCTACGACCAGCCCGGCGTGGAGGCGAGCAAACGGGCCACTTACGGGCTGATGGGCCGAGAGGGCTTCGCCGAGGAGGCTGAGGAGGTTGCCCGCCTTGAAGCGCGCAAGCTCCCCGATTACGTTCTCTGAAGGCCTAATATGCCTCGATAACATATTGAGTTTAGAATTCTTATAGTCCGAGGAGGCGCTCCCATGCCGCTATACACCCCCGAAGCAAAGGAGAGAGCCAAGCAGGTGGAGGCCGCTGTGGTGGCGGCCATCGTCCACCAGTGGCTAGTCCGCGTTCAGGCTTATTCCGAGCAGACGATCCAGAGCAAGCGGGAAGAGCTGCAGGCCAAAGAGGGGAGAGACGAGGAGACTATAACCAAGCTCAACGAATGGCTTAGCTATCATCGCTTCAACGCCTACACTCTTAAAGAGATCGAGGAGGGAGGGCTGGACGAGTGGTTTCAGGATCTCTTCGAGCCGCCCAGGTCGTCCCCCGAGGGCTGAGAAGGCCGTTTTTCTTCTCTACTTAAAGAAAGTGGGGTAAGGACACTCGCCGTCACGTGGGGCGGCGAAGACGGCCCCCATTGTCGAAACGATAGAGACCCGCTTCTTTGGCAAATCGGAAGGCTTCGGCCAGTTCCTTCGAGGTGATACGGCGGTTGATATCGCTGTATCTATCGAACTTGACCACCCTTCCGGCCGGGTAGTACTGGTCCATGATGTTGACGTACGTATGAGGGGAGATCTCGTCGGCTAGAAACCGCATAATCTCCCGGGTCTCGTCGAGCCCCCCAGGCATAACCAAGTGACGCACGAGCAGCCCCCGGCGGGCAAGCCCTCTCTCATCGAACTCTAAATGCCCAACCTGGCGGTACATCTCCTTCACCGCCGCCCGCGCAGTCGCAGGGTATTTCGGTGACTTGAGGTAGTGTTTCGAGGTCTCCTCGTCCCAGTACTTGAAGTCGGGCATGTAGATATCGACTATGCCGTCCAAGTGGTGGAGGCTCTCAAGGGAGTCGAAGGCGCTCGTGTTGTAGACGATGGGGAGCCGCAGCCCGCCGCGGATCGCATGGGGAAACGCTTCGATGACCTGCGGCGCCACATGCTCTGGTGTGACAAAGTTTATGTTGTGGCACCCCATCGCCTGGAGCTCCAGCATCATTTCGGCCAACCGCTCGGGGGTCACCTCCTGGCCGGCTTCCTGCTGGCTGATGTCGTAATTCTGGCAAAAGACGCACTTGAGGTTGCACCAGGCGAAGAAGATCGTCCCGCTCCCGTTCCAGCCTTGGAGGCAACCTTCCTCACCGAAATGAGGGAAGTGGCTGGCCACTTTTGAATAGCGGCCCGTCCGACATACCTTCTTCTCGTCCTTGAGACGGTTGACGTCACAGTCCCACGGGCAGACCCGGCACTTCTCTAGAGAGGCTAAAGCCTCCTCGACGCGCCGCTCCAGCTCGCCGGACTCGTAGAGCCGGACGTAATTTGGCTCGTAGCCCGCAGCCACCTGGGTAGAGAACATTTCACCATTCCCATCTATGCGTTGTCTCTATTCAAATTTAATATGTAAAGGACCTTTTGTAAAGCAAATCCTCACAGACCGGGGAGTAGCGTAAGCCAGGTGGGCGTGGGTCTTCGGCCAGAGCCTGCCACTGTCTGGGAAGCCCGTCAAGGATATTCGGGGAGCCTGGAAGGCGGCTTGTAGGGCGGTAGGGTTGGAAGGTAAGCTCTTTCACGACCTTCGGAGGACCGCTGTATGGATGCCTATCACGCCTCAATGGGCACAATCTCCGGCAATGTGAGAGTTGCAGAGCGGATTATTGAGGACGTTCAGGCGGGTTTAAGGTAAGGGCAATTTCTGATGAAATATTAACTAACGGAATTGCTCGCATAGTGCATATTTCATCGTGAAATAGAAACTAGGTAATATCTCAAATCTCCCAGGCGTCGATCCCCCCCTCAAGAACCGAGACTTTTAGAAAACCCTTTTCTCTCATCCTGGCCGCCGAACTGGCGGCCGAGCCTTCGCCAGGTCAGGTTCAATAGAAAACGATATCCTGTT
It contains:
- a CDS encoding radical SAM protein; translated protein: MFSTQVAAGYEPNYVRLYESGELERRVEEALASLEKCRVCPWDCDVNRLKDEKKVCRTGRYSKVASHFPHFGEEGCLQGWNGSGTIFFAWCNLKCVFCQNYDISQQEAGQEVTPERLAEMMLELQAMGCHNINFVTPEHVAPQVIEAFPHAIRGGLRLPIVYNTSAFDSLESLHHLDGIVDIYMPDFKYWDEETSKHYLKSPKYPATARAAVKEMYRQVGHLEFDERGLARRGLLVRHLVMPGGLDETREIMRFLADEISPHTYVNIMDQYYPAGRVVKFDRYSDINRRITSKELAEAFRFAKEAGLYRFDNGGRLRRPT
- a CDS encoding glucose-6-phosphate isomerase (catalyzes the formation of D-fructose 6-phosphate from D-glucose 6-phosphate), whose product is MAGAKTLKSRLDLNFCLATFLGKEAGLTAAEWRKGLGSLERAHRVLEAERLAGLQAWRKLPADKALARRITDHASALARRFEAFVVVGIGGSALGSIMLQTALAHPFYNEDRRLRRGRPRVFVADNVDPALIGGLLDTLDLKKTCFNVITKSGATAETMATYLIIRDRLRRRVGRRWPEHIIATTDPSRGHLREAAEAEGYATYPIPPAVGGRFSVLSAVGLLPAAVAGIDITALLGGAGRAERALSAMPPRENPAYVFALACYLFDRLRGVRINVLMPYSQPLKDLADWFRQLWAESLGKAVDRRGKPVGVGLTPVRALGATDQHSQLQLYAEGPHDKLVCFVTVEEAGRDLKIPRAAGPLAGLSYLGGESLGGLLNAEARGTEAALAKAARPSMRLTIPRVDPDTVGELILFFEVATACAGALYNINPYDQPGVEASKRATYGLMGREGFAEEAEEVARLEARKLPDYVL